GACGTTCAAGGAGGTATCAGCCCTGACTGAACCTTTGCCCACAGTCTGAGCAGTTATAGGGATTTTGTCGTGTATGAACTTCTGATGTGCAATATGGTGTGAGCGTTCACTGAAGCTTTtctcacagtcagagcagctgaagggtttctctcgtgtggattctcctatgtctaacatgGTCTGACCTCTCATTGAAGCCCTTCTCACAGTCAGAACAGTTATACACAGTGTCCCATCTAATTTTTTCCCAAAGTTGCAGATTGAATTTTGTTAAAGGCACCAATATGTGCGACATATTatccatattggtgcacagaaGTTCATGTGGCAGGAGTTGGGCTGGGCCTCAGgatcttgtattatgggaaggaggctcagggctgggccaaACAGCTGGGGACTAGGGGCTCAGGGATGAGACAGAAGCTTTAGGATGAGGGCTTGGGCTCGGGGTGTGATCTCTGAGGTGGGCCAAGGATGAAGGGCTTTGAGGGGTAGGCCACCAAAGGACGATGTAGGAGAGagaagatcccccccccccatcagcttcctctcccccagctctgatgctgctggggggggagggaggcatgttTCCCTGTCATGGCAGCTCTGGGACTGCGGCATAGCCAGCTGTGTGCTGGTTATTGCTGGTCTGGGCAGGAGTTGAAACCAGTGAGTAGAGGCATCAATCTCCACCACAGCCCTAAGAGCTTGCTAGGTATTTATTAGGCTGTAGCAAAGCTGTATGACCACACAACTTAAAGGGGACTTAGATTATGGGGTTCCTCTcatgtggattctcctatgtctaacaagttCTGACCTCAGAATGAACCTTTTCCTGTGGTCAGAGAAGTTACAGGGTTGCactaacaggaatgttgtgagcaagacacaagaagtaattcttccactcaacTCTGCACTGAGGAGGcttaattggaatattgtgttgaattctgggcaccacatttcaagaaagatgcagagaaattagagagggtccagagaagagcataaaatatgattaaaggtctagaagacatgaccaaAAAAGGAAGacggaaagaactgggtttgtttagtttggaaaagagaggacttagaggggacatgatagcaattttcaagtacctaaaaagatgtttcaaggaggagggaaaaaattgttcttaaattacagcaagggaggtttaggttagacattaggaaaaactacataactatcagggtggttaaacactggaataaactgcctagggaggttgtagaatctccatcattggagatatctGAAAGCAAATTAGACAAACATCTACCAGTGATAACAAAGGGTGCTTGGACCTCCTGTCAGGGCAGGGGGAATGGActtaacctcttgaggtcccttccagttctagtgttctattatttgattttatgattctatgattctcctgtGTGGATTATAGGATGATTGTTAAGATTTGAGGGCCAAATCAAACTTTTCTCACAGTCAAAAGGTTTTTCCCTTGTGTGAATTCTCCAATGTTTAACAAGGCCTGACCTctccctgaagcttttcccacactcagaacaatcaaagggtttctctcctgtgtggattcttccATGTGTAACAAGGTACGAGCTCCTACTGAAACTTATCCCACAGTCAGAACacctgaagggtttctcccctgtgtgaactctcctatgtgTAACAAGACTTGAGCTCCTACTGAAGCTCTTTCCACAGTCAGCGCAGTTGAAAGGTTTCTcgcctgtgtggattctctgatgactAATAAGATGTGAGCGTCCacggaaacttttcccacagtcagagcagctgaagggtttctcccctgtgtgaatTCTCCAATGTTTAACAAGGTGTGAGCGCCCatggaaacttttcccacagtcagagcagctgaatggcttctcccctgtgtggattctcttatgTATGACAAGCTGTGAGCCCCtattgaaacttttcccacactcagagcagctgaagggtttctctccagtGTGAATTGTCCTGTGTCGAACAAGTTGTGAACTCTCATTGAAGCTTttctcgcagtcagagcaattgaagggTTTTTCTCTTGTGTGGTTTCTCTTATGTCTAATTAGACTTGAgtgctgactgaagcttttcccacagtcagagcagctgaaaggtttctcccctgtgtggattctcctgtgTGTATTAAGATGGGAGTtccaactgaagcttttcccacagtcagagcagctgaagggtttctctgcTGTGTTGATTCTCCaatgtctaacaaggtctgatctgtcactgaagctttccccacagtcagagGAGTTGAAACATGGCTCtctgtggattctctgatgtctaAAAAGATTTGAGctcctactgaagcttttcccacagtcagaacaatAAAAGAGTTTCTCCCCAGTGTGAATTCTGCTATGTCTTTCAAGGTCTGACCtcttactgaagcttttcccacagtcagagcagttgaagggtttctcacCTGTGGGGATTTTATGATGTTCAATAAGAGTTGTACAGTCATTGTAAGTGGAGGGTGcttgttgatgggggattttctgttgaaccGCTTCTGTATTTATTTTCACTCCTCTGCCCCAGTGACTGGATTTGCCTTGTCCCTCCTCTGGATGTTTTCCCTGCTGCCTGtctgggctatgctgactctTACAGGTTTCTCCCTGCTCAGGTATctgggaaacatgcccttcagaacTTCCCAATAACATCCCATGTGGAGCCACTTGCTCCGGTGCTTCCTGATGAAGACTCTCCTCATTGTTCTCACTCAGcgtcccatcacctgctgggacagagaATCCAGACAGGAGTCATTCTCTGTGCTAAGCTGAAAGGAAAACTCTGAAAGGGGAATAGAAAAGGGGGAACATGCCCAAATAATGGCTGGAAAGTTCAATAATCATGAGTTGAGTCCATAACCCTTCCCCAAAAGAAAGAACTCAACCTTTGTCTCCACCCTCAAACTGGAATTGAAGAGACAGAAGTTAGATTTGATGAAAATGCACAAGTGATGCTTTCTGTGATGacacagaaattggtttctgagtcagtttagctgagtgctcacctgtgtgggtgtcgGTGATGTTCTCCCCTTCCTCTAAGCCCTGGAGATCCGGGATCCAcagctcctccccttgctccacccaggagatcacatgagcttTGAAGACTGGAAATCCTGCCCAGGGAGCAATTaatcaagtgctgatcttgttcattaaggtccaTGCCATTACTGCTTCCACAGCCAGGATCTGAATCACCCACCCAGAAAGACTTCTCCCCACCTTTCAAAGACTGGGTTCTGGATGGGACAAGATCCCAGGAAACACTCACCTACAGTAAAAGTGCATCGCCCCTGCCTTAGGAATGGCCCAGCTTATTCCCTGTGGGAGATGAGTGTTCTGCTGCTCCCTTGAgggagtgtttctcaaagtgcggTCCATGGACCATTAGTGGTGCGCAACCATCTTGCAAGTGGGCCACAGGTTTGGAACTTGCCTCCCAGCCACCAATGTGGAGCCAGCGCTGGTGCTatggccctgagccccctccaaggctggagtgccagcaccagcttcccactctagggatggggagggggagggaaggcagcaaGCCTTGTGGACAGAATACGACTTGTAGAAGGAAATGGCTCTGTGTGCTGTcactccccctctctctggctggaAAACACTCACCTCAagtctttccctgctgctcccattggcaaaAATTATGACCAATGAGAACAGCAGGGGATGGAGTGGTAGGAAGTGTTGGAGCCAGGTAAGTgacctctcttccccttccactgAGATCTCGCACCCCTATTCCTCTCACATACTCCCCTCCCGTCAAGACCCTGCATGCCCAAcccattcctgcccccacccttctgGACAGAACCATTGTCCTCAagctgcttctgcaccctgcctcctaTCTAGACCCTCACTCCCAGCACACTCCTAAACCTAATCTCCCACCCAGACCGCTCATGCACCCTAGCTCCCACCCAGACCACCCCCCTTCCTTCTatacccattttgtcatcacagGTGACTGGCTTGTGgttcatggaaaggtttgcattgagtggtgtgggccatgggccaaaaaagttgagaaccacagctccaAAGTACAACTAAGTCTCCCTCATGGCCCATTCCATCTCTCCACCCATctcagggcaggacaggaacatGCTGTTCAAAAGGTGAGCTTCAGCGATGGTTTGCAGGTCTGACACTAAGGCCCACAGacagggctcagactgcagcAGCCACTTGGCAGGTCACTAgaacttgggggaaaaaaaagacccaGCAATTCCCAGCTCTAGCTTCCCCGAGGGCTCTGTCCAgaaagctcctggctggggggcttgGATCAGCTCACCCTGCTTCTTGGCTTGGATGCTCTACTTgaaccaggaggaggaagaggaagttgCCTGGTTAATAAGGCAAATCCTTGGCTGGCTGCTTCAGACCCTGTATATGCTCCACACTCCTGACCCCTAAATTGTGGCTGggtgggccctgccagctgcccacaaTAGCTGCTGCTCCAACTGCTGCTTCTATGTCTGGCCTTGGTGGTGTTTGGCTGTGCTGCTTcttcagggagggaggctgggttaGGGCCATATCTGCATTgttgctgcagctcagctccccttctgctgcctcGGTTCTactctgccaccagcagcagcagcagcttctttgTGTGGATTCCAGCCTTCCTCATGGCCAACATGGCCTTCCATTTGTTGCCCCTCTTGGCTGCACAGACTCTACCGTTTACTCTGTACCTTGTGGGCACATTCCTCACACCTTCAGCCAGATCCCTTCTCGGACCTTCATTTAGTACTGGGAAGATCCCACTGTGATGTTACAGAATTAAAATATGACCATGTAGTTCATTTGTGTTACCGCTGTTACACAATTACAACAAAACATGTGCTAAGTGTGTCGTGTGCAGTGTCAATGGGAACGTTCTGACATGGTGACTGTGATTATCCTGTCTGTGTGTGGACATCATTTTTGTACCtcaagttatgaatatggaccaTGAACCAATATTTCAAATATAGTTGCTGCTGCGGAAATACCCACACTGTAGTTTGCATCCAGTCCACCCTGCACACTGTGAATTGACCATTCAGAGTGATGGTCCATCAACAAAACCCATGCGCCATGGAAATCTCATCCTCACCAGACATATGTTCTCATAGACTTCTCCGCCAGACGGTGGGCAATGCCTGCCATGGCTCATCGGGGCAGCCAAGGGTATGTGACTAGCTCATGTGACACTAAAGTCCATCTGGCCCCAATGTTTTTCAGCTCACGGTGCTGGGGCATTTGCTGGGAAcaatgaggtcccttccaacaaACCTATTGGCCTAGAACTGCAGAGAATTCACTGCTTGGGGATTGCTCTATAATTCTAACAGTGGAAAATAGTGGGGGTGTCACATTCCTCTTTCCCCATCACAGTTAAAAGGTCTGAGCTATGCCAGGAATAACTTTGACAATCAGGAGGTAATTAACACCAGCTCCTCACCCCAGCCTCAGAGATGCCTCAAGAAAAGGGAAGATGAGCTTGGATTAACCTTGCTCTTGGCATCCACCCCCtgtgcagcctgctcccccctttCCAGTCTGGCCCTGGGAGAGAGAGTCCAGTGTCTCCTCAACACAAGCAACTGCAGCCCAGTTGGGGCTGGGATGTCCCAAACACCCACCCCCACCTCATCCCACtgaccctgccaccctctccctaTTCTCCCAAGCTACCCTACCCACTCCCTATTTCCCCATCACATGACCTTCTTCCACATCctctgcagggtccaggaggcaCCTCATTAGTGGAAGCCCACCTGCGCGGCTCCACTCACTGAATCTGTGGCCATTCACTTCTTCATGCACAGCTGCGCAGGCAGGCACCTCAGAGCGGCAGTTTCCAACTGCTGGTTCGTGGACCAGTGGTGGGCCATAAACTGCTGGTTGTGAGGCCATGACACACTGTCCAAGCACTCAGGCGGGTGTCACGCTagaacccagcagcagccagcaggagtcTGAGAGCCCATTGCTCACTAGGacccagtggcagcagcaggcactAGGGGAAGTGATCTCTGGCTCAGGTCCAGCAGCAGCAAGAAACTGGCAAACTCTGCTTGCAgggactctggggccaggctctgggccAGATCCCCGAGCCCCAGGGCAGCACTGCTGGGCCTCTgcagcccaggctgcagctgggaggggggaatctcCTGCAGGGCCTGTGGTATGTAGAAAGCTGCTTACCGGGAACAACTCCCAGGGCAGCACCctcagcctggccagcccctgcctcagggcaggCAGTGCTTGGAGACAGGTCAGAGACACCCCACCACCATCCCTCTGGAAGCAGGCCCCCCTACAGGGGGAGGGTTTGgctccaggctgctcccagcagatCTGGCTGAGATGCCTGCCTGGGCCCAGGGAAGCCGCTGTCAGCTCCAACCATGTAaggggagccagccctggtggGGGACAGGAGGGTGTGAAGAGGGGCAAGACAGACAAGATGGCTGATGGGGAACAGGGATTtatgaggtgggggcaggagggagtgcaggaagcgctgaagggaggttgggggattCAGAGGAGACTGATGGGGCAGATGGGAACAGGAGTGCAACGGAGGGAGACTCTGAGAGGAGGTTATGGGGCAGAAAAAGGAGGATTTggggaagggaagctggagggagagtgtgggaggaagagcagcctggctggggaaggaagaGACGCAGGGCAGGGGTTATACAGAAGGGGAGGGTGAGATACATTGGCAGCTCCCCAACTCCAtcgagcaggaggtggggagggcagaggtgactggtgataGCACTTGGGGGTACCAGCTCCTATGCCCAACAAAATTTCTAAAGTTTCCAAATAGGGTGCCCcaaatgcccctgcgggtgcCCCTCCCTGTGCTGGCACCAGTCACCCCTGGGGGAGaagctgccccacccagcagccagaaGGGAAAatgttctggggttttttttagtgtaGATATTTGCAAACTCTGATCTGTTAGGGACTGATAACaatgtatttacatattcattatttacataatgattaggaaaaaatgcaaataaaatgaaaggtctgccaaaagtttgtgactggGTTTGGTGGTCCTCGGTAtaaaaaatgttgggaaccactgccttagagggaacactggcagaaAGGAAGAAGGTGCTGacggaacagcagcagcagagcaatccAGCAAAGGAGGGGCTGCCCAGAAAAGCAgcaactgcagcagcagcccaccagggttcCAACAGGAGCCTCAGTGGCACCAAACCCAGCAATCCCACAGGCTTCTCTCTGTGCTCCACAGAACAGCAGGGATCTCAGCAGCAGCTTGCCATGAACTTGCCACAGTTCACGGCAAACCTGTGCTCCCCAATCTCCTCTAGAGACTGACACAGCAGACACACCATTCTGCTGGCAGGCCAGAAGGATTGctaaggaaagggaaagaaagatgAGGAAGAAATGTGCAGTGGCAGAATGGAGATTGGTAAATAGAAACTCCATTTTCACTTGTTCATTCTAGTTAatgtcctgatcttcacaacctcctctggcaaggagttccacaggtagatggtgcactgtgtgaaaaaaaacttcctttggttccctttaaaccttctgcctattaatttcattcatgatccatagttcttatgttatgggaacagtaaataacttttccttactccttTTCTCTATAtccgttatgattttatagacctctggcATATCcctcctttagtctcctcttttcaaggATGAAAAGTCCTACTCTttgtaatctctcctcatataacACCCGTTCTaagcctctaatcatttttgttgccatattctgaaccttttacaatgccaatatatcttccatgagatgagacaaccacatctgtacgcaatacTCAAGAAGTGGGAgaaacatggatttatatagaggcaataagatatttaaaaagggatagagaataagacagagaatgatTCCTaagattctgtttgcttttttgactactgcttCACATtacatggatgttttcagagaactattgacaatgactccaagatctctctcttaagtagtgtgggagaaaaatcaaataactccaattgagTCTAAGGGGGGGGGACTGtacaggaaatcaaaactctctaaaagaaaactcctgtaagggttaaaagttttccaggcctctccctgtaacagagagaaatcatcttaactctaatcaagactcTTGCAATGCCTCCTCtctcaacttcatggagactcctagtctgtcacaatttgtcatgtaaactcttatctttgtcacagtttgccttgtagactcacTTAGGTtatcatgtgcctttgtactgtaaaacttacttctagcacttctggtgtgaacagaaacgtctgagagtacttctgctgagactttgatatgttaaagaaaacaatcaacaactaaactttctgaacatactgtataaaggatccctgaaactctctctcggggctgctgctgctctcactctggtagctatCAGCCTGCacgcatgcataataaagttttccttctagagttctctcctgcctcactgctttgacctctagcctcggacccttctggtgactctgtaccccaggggagtgagatttccCCAATGGTTACAGCTAAATTAGTCATCATTTTGGATGTGTACTTGGGATTCTTTTTTTCAACAtgtattacttttcatttatcaacatgaaaatgcatttgccattttcttggcCACTCAcctagttttgagagatccttctgaattttttcagtctgctttgttcttaactatcttgagtaattttgtatcatctgaaaatttttccACCTCGCTGGTCACCTCTTTTTCCAGAttgtttataaatatgttgaataggactggcccCAATATGGACTCTTAGGTAACTAGTGATATCCCCTATCTCGATTGTGAGAACTGTTCATTTATTCCACCTCTTTTTTCcccgtcttttaaccagttattaatccataagaggaccttccctcttaccccacaGCAATTCTTTTTATTTAAGGGCCTCTGGTGAAGGAggaccttttcaaaggctttctggaaatctctaAGTACACTATGTTCACAGGACTCCACTCAAGTAAATCTAGTGgtattatttccctttacagaaactatgttgacttttccccaccaaattatgtttatctatatgtctgacaattctattcttaactataggttcaactaatttgcctgctCCTTACCAggctgtaattgtcaggatcatttctagagccccttttaaatattggtatcacaTTAGGTATCTTCCACTCTTTAGATATTGAAAATAATTTAAAGGTTAGGTTACAAACCAGagagttaatagttctgcaatttcacatttgagttctttcagaactcttgggttaaTGCTATCTGGTCCCACTAACTTGTTACTGTtacgtttatcaatttgttccaaaaccttctctaatgactgTCAATCTGGGAaaattcctcagatctgtcacctaaaaagaatggctcagatttaggatctccctctcattctcagcagtgaagactgaagcaaagattttatatagtttctctgcaatgaccttatcttttagcatcttgatcattcaatagccccactggttgtttagcaggtttcctgcttttgatgtacttaaaaaatgtttgctATTACTTTCTAAGTTTTTGGATATCTCTTCTTCAAACTgctttttggtttttcttattGTATTTTGACACTTAAtgtgacagagtttatgctcttttctatgttcctcactaggatttaacttacACATTTAAACtttgcctttttctctctcactgcttcttttatttggttgttaagccatggcagcacttttttggttcttggtgttttttaatttgcagtatacatttaagttgggcccctattatggtgtctttgaaaaagttgccatgcagcttgcagggattttacttttgttactgtaccttataatttctgtttaactaacctcctaatttttgtgtagttcccctttctgaaattaaatgacacagtgttgggctgctgagatgtTTTCCCAACACAGGGACGTTAAATTTGATTCTATTATGagcactatttccaagtggtccagtttcATGTATCTCTtgctccatttaggactaaatcaagaattgcctctcctcttgtgaattccagaactagctgctccaagaagcagtcacttaatgtgtcaagaaactttatctctacATCCCATCCTCAGGTGATGTGTACCTAGCCAATATGGAGATTAGTTGAAATCCTCCCCTATTGTTGaaggtttttatttttcatttttatagcctccctaatctcccttagcatttcatagtcactatcactgtcctggtcaggtggtcattaatatatccctactgctatacaggcagtccccgggttacgtacaagatagggactgtaggtttgttcttaagttgaatctgtatgtaagtcggaactggcgtccagattcagccgctgctgaaactgatcagtttcaacagcggctgaatctggacgccagttctgacttacatacagattcaacttaagaaccccaggcatccccaagtcagctgctgctgaaactgatcagcagttgattccaggaagcccggggcaggggcttcctgtagtcagccactggtcagtttcagcagcggctgacttggggacgcctggggcagagcagctggggtgctgctgggttggtccagtagcgccgccgctcctcggcgctactggaccaacccagcagcacccaagctgctctgccccaggcgtcctgattcagccgctgctgaatctgaccagcagtggctgaatcaggacgcctggggcagaacagctggggtgctgcccagttggtccagtagcgcccagagcggcgctatgggaccaactggcagcgccccagctgctgtaccacaggtgtctggagcaaagccacggagcacgggggcagcgggacagcccagacacgccgtggctgtccgctgcccacgtgctccgcggcttggctctgctttgcccccccccccgtccccctggtctgcagaccagggggacgggggggggggcaaagcagagccaagccccggagcgcccggccagctgacagcccagacgtgtctgggctgtcagctgatcgcgcgctccgcggcttggctctgctttgcccccccccccccccgtctccctggtctgcagaccaggggcaaggggggggggcaaagcagagccaagcagagccaagccgcagagcgcgtgatcagctgacagcccagacggtctgggctgtcagctggccgggcgctccgcggcttggctctgctttgcccccccccccctccctggtctgcagaccggggggggggggggcaaagcagagccaagcctcggagcgcgtgggcagcggacagccctgtccgctgccca
This genomic window from Pelodiscus sinensis isolate JC-2024 chromosome 31, ASM4963464v1, whole genome shotgun sequence contains:
- the LOC142821443 gene encoding uncharacterized protein LOC142821443 isoform X2 gives rise to the protein MSCSRLARGLQSQGKEMAVAELVSFEEVAVYFSEEEWALLDPGQRALYWDVMQENYEAVSWLGFPVFKAHVISWVEQGEELWIPDLQGLEEGENITDTHTGDGTLSENNEESLHQEAPEQVAPHGMLLGSSEGHVSQIPEQGETCKSQHSPDRQQGKHPEEGQGKSSHWGRGVKINTEAVQQKIPHQQAPSTYNDCTTLIEHHKIPTGEKPFNCSDCGKSFSKRSDLERHSRIHTGEKLFYCSDCGKSFSRSSNLFRHQRIHREPCFNSSDCGESFSDRSDLVRHWRINTAEKPFSCSDCGKSFSWNSHLNTHRRIHTGEKPFSCSDCGKSFSQHSSLIRHKRNHTREKPFNCSDCEKSFNESSQLVRHRTIHTGEKPFSCSECGKSFNRGSQLVIHKRIHTGEKPFSCSDCGKSFHGRSHLVKHWRIHTGEKPFSCSDCGKSFRGRSHLISHQRIHTGEKPFNCADCGKSFSRSSSLVTHRRVHTGEKPFRCSDCGISFSRSSYLVTHGRIHTGEKPFDCSECGKSFRERSGLVKHWRIHTREKPFDCEKSLIWPSNLNNHPIIHTGES
- the LOC142821443 gene encoding uncharacterized protein LOC142821443 isoform X1 codes for the protein MSCSRLARGLQSQGKEMAVAELVSFEEVAVYFSEEEWALLDPGQRALYWDVMQENYEAVSWLGFPVFKAHVISWVEQGEELWIPDLQGLEEGENITDTHTAGDGTLSENNEESLHQEAPEQVAPHGMLLGSSEGHVSQIPEQGETCKSQHSPDRQQGKHPEEGQGKSSHWGRGVKINTEAVQQKIPHQQAPSTYNDCTTLIEHHKIPTGEKPFNCSDCGKSFSKRSDLERHSRIHTGEKLFYCSDCGKSFSRSSNLFRHQRIHREPCFNSSDCGESFSDRSDLVRHWRINTAEKPFSCSDCGKSFSWNSHLNTHRRIHTGEKPFSCSDCGKSFSQHSSLIRHKRNHTREKPFNCSDCEKSFNESSQLVRHRTIHTGEKPFSCSECGKSFNRGSQLVIHKRIHTGEKPFSCSDCGKSFHGRSHLVKHWRIHTGEKPFSCSDCGKSFRGRSHLISHQRIHTGEKPFNCADCGKSFSRSSSLVTHRRVHTGEKPFRCSDCGISFSRSSYLVTHGRIHTGEKPFDCSECGKSFRERSGLVKHWRIHTREKPFDCEKSLIWPSNLNNHPIIHTGES